A stretch of Polypterus senegalus isolate Bchr_013 unplaced genomic scaffold, ASM1683550v1 scaffold_4170, whole genome shotgun sequence DNA encodes these proteins:
- the edn1 gene encoding endothelin-1: protein MEVFFCLSLVFATSSLQEAVAAVISTRVPQETPVHLQRSKRCSCSSLLDKECVYFCHLDIIWVNTPEHTVSYGLGSPPRAKRALHRFAADKLGSRCLCANPADRRCSSFCQPPQRFRIPASPDDMTDISRKQAGSTEKQHKHRSSSGFSKNTSFKSRSHSGPSADVTNSTLKVRLLLEKWRRNQRNRSKMRESLLAAS, encoded by the exons ATGGAAGTATTCTTTTGTCTTTCGTTGGTATTTGCGACCTCATCCCTTCAGGAAGcag TGGCTGCAGTTATCTCCACCCGTGTCCCCCAGGAAACCCCTGTCCACCTGCAGAGGTCCAAACGCTGCTCGTGTTCTTCGCTACTAGACAAGGAGTGTGTTTACTTCTGCCATTTGGACATCATCTGGGTGAACACGCCTGA ACACACTGTCTCATACGGACTTGGCAGCCCTCCAAGAGCCAAGCGCGCTCTGCACAGATTTGCTGCGGACAAGCTCGGATCAAGATGCCTGTGTGCTAACCCGGCAGACCGACGGTGTTCAAGTTTTTGTCAGCCGCCTCAGCGGTTCAG GATACCGGCGTCACCAGACGACATGACAGACATATCTAGAAAACAAGCAGGCAGCACAGAAAAGCAGCATAAACACAGATCTTCATCTGGCTTCAGCAaaaacacaag CTTTAAATCTAGAAGTCACTCCGGTCCTTCCGCAGATGTCACGAATAGCACACTGAAAGTGCGCCTGCTGCTGGAAAAGTGGCGGAGAAATCAGCGCAACCGATCAAAAATGAGGGAAAGTTTATTAGCAGCCTCTTAA